Proteins found in one Micromonospora sp. WMMD1082 genomic segment:
- a CDS encoding ATP-binding protein has product MKTAFVGKGGSGKTTLAALYARHLAAEGRPVLAVDADINQHLAVALGGPAHAATPMRPLGEHLPAIKEYLRGDNPRIGSAAEMVKTTPPGRGSRLLRVVEENPVYAACVGTVGGVRMAATGEFSAADLGVACYHSKVGAVELLLNHMLDGPGEYVVVDMTAGADSFASGLFTRFDRTFLVCEPTVRSVGVYRQYAGYARDYGVALSVIGNKVEDATDVEFLREHVGADLLTWFGRSAYVRRAERGTVGPLHDLEEENRAVLRRLADAVDGTTQDWPAFTRWAHEFHRRNAEAWANDRTGVDLAAQIDPEFQLGDAVAGQVPRRHALSG; this is encoded by the coding sequence TGGGAAAGGGCGGCAGCGGGAAGACCACCCTCGCCGCGCTCTACGCCCGCCATCTCGCCGCCGAGGGCCGGCCCGTGCTGGCCGTCGACGCCGACATCAACCAGCACCTCGCCGTCGCCCTCGGCGGCCCGGCGCACGCCGCCACCCCGATGCGGCCGCTGGGCGAGCACCTGCCGGCGATCAAGGAGTACCTGCGCGGCGACAACCCGCGCATCGGCTCGGCCGCCGAGATGGTGAAGACCACCCCACCGGGGCGGGGTTCCCGGCTGCTGCGGGTGGTGGAGGAGAACCCGGTCTACGCGGCCTGCGTCGGCACCGTCGGCGGGGTGCGGATGGCGGCGACCGGCGAGTTCAGCGCCGCCGACCTCGGCGTGGCCTGCTATCACTCCAAGGTGGGCGCGGTCGAGCTGCTGCTCAACCACATGCTCGACGGGCCCGGCGAGTACGTGGTGGTGGACATGACCGCCGGGGCCGACTCGTTCGCCTCGGGGCTGTTCACCCGCTTCGACCGCACCTTCCTGGTCTGCGAGCCGACGGTGCGCAGCGTCGGCGTCTACCGCCAGTACGCCGGCTACGCCCGCGACTACGGGGTGGCCCTGTCGGTGATCGGCAACAAGGTCGAGGACGCCACCGACGTGGAGTTCCTCCGTGAGCACGTCGGCGCCGACCTGCTGACCTGGTTCGGCCGGTCGGCGTACGTGCGGCGGGCCGAGCGCGGCACGGTCGGGCCGCTGCACGACCTGGAGGAGGAGAACCGGGCCGTGCTGCGGCGACTGGCCGACGCCGTCGACGGCACCACCCAGGACTGGCCGGCGTTCACCCGGTGGGCCCACGAGTTCCACCGGCGCAACGCCGAGGCCTGGGCCAACGACCGCACCGGCGTCGACCTCGCGGCGCAGATCGACCCGGAGTTCCAGCTCGGCGACGCCGTTGCCGGCCAGGTCCCTCGTCGTCACGCCCTGTCGGGCTGA
- the sthA gene encoding Si-specific NAD(P)(+) transhydrogenase produces the protein MYDYDLLVLGSGPSGQKAAIAAAKLGRRVGLVERRDMIGGVCINTGTVPSKTLREAVLYLTGLSQRDLYGSSYRVKEEITVSDLAARTQHVINRQVDVIRNQLARNRVAVITGTGRFADAHSVWVDGGSGRESRVTFDKAVIAAGTRPARPDSVDFDDRTIVDSDGVINLQSVPRSMVVVGAGVIGMEYASMFAALGTKVTVVERREKMLDFCDEEVVESLRYHLRDLSVTFRFGEEVAAVEKHQTAALCILKSGKKIVADTVMYSAGRQGQTDGLDLPAAGLAADRRGRIEVDANFRTTVENIYAVGDVIGFPALASTSMEQGRLAAQHACGEPARAMHQLQPIGIYTIPEISFVGKTEEELTDSATPFEVGIARYRELARGQIVGDSYGMLKLLVSPEDGRLLGVHVFGTGATEIVHIGQTVMGCGGTVDYLVDTVFNYPTLAEAYKVAALDASNKIRNITRIDG, from the coding sequence GTGTATGACTACGACCTGTTGGTGCTGGGTTCCGGACCCAGCGGGCAGAAGGCCGCGATCGCCGCCGCGAAGCTGGGCCGGCGGGTCGGCCTGGTGGAGCGGCGCGACATGATCGGCGGCGTCTGCATCAACACCGGCACGGTGCCGTCCAAGACCCTGCGCGAGGCCGTGCTCTATCTGACCGGCCTGAGTCAACGGGACCTCTACGGCAGCAGTTACCGGGTCAAGGAGGAGATCACGGTCAGCGACCTGGCCGCCCGGACCCAGCACGTGATCAACCGGCAGGTCGACGTCATCCGTAACCAGCTGGCCCGCAACCGGGTCGCGGTGATCACCGGTACCGGACGCTTCGCCGACGCGCACTCGGTCTGGGTCGACGGTGGCTCCGGGCGCGAGTCCAGGGTCACCTTCGACAAGGCCGTCATCGCCGCGGGCACCCGACCGGCCCGCCCGGACAGCGTCGACTTCGACGACCGGACGATCGTGGACTCCGACGGCGTCATCAACCTCCAGTCCGTGCCCCGCAGCATGGTGGTGGTCGGCGCCGGCGTGATCGGGATGGAGTACGCCTCGATGTTCGCCGCGCTCGGCACGAAGGTCACCGTGGTCGAGCGTCGGGAGAAGATGCTCGACTTCTGCGACGAGGAGGTCGTCGAGTCGCTCCGGTACCACCTGCGCGACCTGTCCGTGACGTTCCGCTTCGGCGAGGAGGTCGCCGCGGTGGAGAAGCACCAGACCGCCGCGCTGTGCATCCTCAAGAGCGGCAAGAAGATCGTCGCGGACACCGTCATGTACTCCGCCGGCCGGCAGGGCCAGACCGACGGGCTGGACCTGCCGGCGGCCGGGCTCGCGGCCGACCGGCGCGGCCGCATCGAGGTCGACGCGAACTTCCGCACCACGGTGGAGAACATCTACGCGGTCGGTGACGTGATCGGCTTTCCGGCGCTGGCGTCGACCTCGATGGAGCAGGGGCGGCTGGCCGCGCAGCACGCCTGCGGCGAACCGGCCCGCGCCATGCACCAGCTCCAGCCGATCGGCATCTACACGATCCCCGAGATCAGCTTCGTCGGAAAGACCGAGGAGGAGCTGACCGACAGCGCGACGCCGTTCGAGGTGGGCATCGCCCGCTACCGCGAGCTGGCGCGCGGCCAGATCGTCGGCGACTCGTACGGGATGTTGAAGCTGCTCGTCTCGCCGGAGGACGGCCGGCTGCTCGGCGTGCACGTCTTCGGCACCGGCGCCACCGAGATCGTCCACATCGGGCAGACGGTGATGGGCTGCGGCGGCACGGTCGACTACCTGGTCGACACCGTGTTCAACTACCCGACCCTCGCCGAGGCGTACAAGGTGGCCGCCCTGGACGCCTCCAACAAGATCCGCAACATCACCCGGATCGACGGCTGA
- the aceB gene encoding malate synthase A — protein MRHEIIGPMAERFDEVLTPDALEFLVTLDSEFAARRVALLDTRRARRDRFATGQFPDFLPETAGVRADPTWRVAPLAPGLEDRRVEITGPPDRKMTVNALNSGAKVWLADFEDATAPTWHNVIGGQLNLMDALDRRIDFTDPRGKRYALGDDLATIVVRPRGWHLVEKGIVVDGRPISASLVDFGLYLFHCARRQLAAGAGPYFYLPKLEDHREARLWNDIFVFAQHYLRLPQGTIRATTLIETITAAFEMEEILYELREHSAGLNAGRWDYIFSVIKNFGQWPDFVLPDRAEVTMTVPFMRAYTELLVRTCHRRGAHAIGGMAAFVPSRDPEVNEVALAKVRADKQREAGDGFDGSWVAHPGLVPTCREVFDAVLGDRPHQLDRQRDDVAVTAADLLSVDKTPGQVTEAGVRANVAVALRYLDAWLGGAGAVALWNLMEDAATAEIARCQVWQWLHHGTPLAGGGCVTEELVRSILADELTALTGGREGADRERAEQAARIVEETALGEELPAFFTTRAYARHLGPVREPSPVGG, from the coding sequence ATGAGACACGAGATCATCGGCCCGATGGCGGAGCGGTTCGACGAGGTGCTCACGCCCGACGCGCTGGAGTTCCTGGTCACGCTGGACAGCGAGTTCGCCGCCCGGCGGGTGGCCCTGCTGGACACCCGCCGGGCCCGCCGGGACCGGTTCGCCACCGGCCAGTTCCCCGACTTCCTGCCGGAGACCGCCGGCGTCCGCGCCGACCCGACCTGGCGGGTGGCGCCGCTCGCCCCCGGCCTGGAGGACCGGCGGGTCGAGATCACCGGACCGCCGGACCGCAAGATGACCGTCAACGCGCTGAACTCCGGCGCCAAGGTGTGGCTCGCCGACTTCGAGGACGCCACCGCGCCGACCTGGCACAACGTCATCGGCGGCCAGCTCAACCTGATGGACGCCCTGGACCGGCGGATCGACTTCACCGACCCGCGCGGCAAGCGGTACGCCCTCGGCGACGACCTCGCCACCATCGTGGTCCGGCCGCGCGGCTGGCACCTGGTGGAGAAGGGGATCGTGGTGGACGGGCGGCCGATCTCGGCCAGCCTGGTCGACTTCGGGCTCTACCTCTTCCACTGCGCCCGGCGGCAACTCGCGGCCGGCGCCGGGCCGTACTTCTACCTACCGAAGCTGGAGGACCACCGCGAGGCGCGGCTGTGGAACGACATCTTCGTCTTCGCCCAGCACTACCTGCGCCTGCCGCAGGGCACCATCCGGGCGACCACCCTGATCGAGACGATCACCGCGGCGTTCGAGATGGAGGAGATCCTCTACGAGCTGCGGGAGCACTCGGCGGGGCTCAACGCCGGCCGCTGGGACTACATCTTCAGCGTGATCAAGAACTTCGGGCAGTGGCCGGACTTCGTCCTGCCGGACCGCGCCGAGGTGACGATGACCGTGCCGTTCATGCGCGCGTACACCGAACTGCTGGTGCGCACCTGCCACCGGCGCGGCGCGCACGCGATCGGCGGGATGGCCGCCTTCGTGCCCAGCCGGGACCCGGAGGTCAACGAGGTCGCGCTGGCCAAGGTGCGGGCGGACAAGCAGCGGGAGGCCGGCGACGGCTTCGACGGCTCGTGGGTCGCCCACCCCGGCCTGGTGCCGACCTGTCGGGAGGTCTTCGACGCGGTGCTGGGGGACCGGCCGCACCAGCTCGACCGGCAGCGCGACGACGTGGCGGTCACCGCCGCCGACCTGCTCTCGGTGGACAAGACCCCGGGGCAGGTCACCGAGGCGGGGGTGCGCGCCAACGTCGCGGTGGCGCTGCGCTACCTCGACGCGTGGCTCGGTGGCGCCGGCGCGGTGGCCCTGTGGAACCTGATGGAGGACGCGGCCACCGCCGAGATCGCCCGCTGCCAGGTCTGGCAGTGGCTGCACCACGGTACACCGCTGGCCGGCGGGGGGTGCGTCACCGAGGAACTGGTCCGGTCGATCCTGGCCGATGAGCTGACCGCGCTGACCGGGGGGCGCGAGGGCGCCGACCGGGAACGGGCCGAGCAGGCCGCGCGGATCGTCGAGGAGACCGCGCTGGGCGAGGAACTGCCGGCGTTCTTCACCACCCGCGCGTACGCCCGGCACCTGGGCCCGGTGCGGGAGCCGTCCCCGGTGGGCGGCTGA
- the aceA gene encoding isocitrate lyase — translation MVTAVEQLRHEWDTNPRWRGVQRSYRAEDVVRLRGAIQEEHTLARHGANRLWRLLNSEDYIHALGALTGNQAVQMVRAGLKAIYLSGWQVAADANLAGHTYPDQSLYPANSVPAVVRRINNALLRAAQITTAEGDTSGIDWLAPIVADAEAGFGGVLNAYELMSGMIAAGAAGVHWEDQLASEKKCGHLGGKVLIPTGQHIRTLEAARLAADVAGVPTVVVARTDAQAATLLTTDVDERDQPFVTGERTAEGFYRVRNGVEPCIARGLAYAPHADLLWMETSTPDLEVARRFAEAIKEEYPDQLLAYNCSPSFNWRKHLDDATIAKFQRELGHMGYKFQFITLAGFHALNYSMFDLARGYATDGMPAYVSLQEREFAAEAAGYTAVKHQREVGTGYFDLISTVLNPAAETTALRGSTEEEQFA, via the coding sequence ATGGTTACCGCGGTCGAGCAGTTGCGCCACGAATGGGACACCAACCCCCGCTGGCGGGGAGTGCAACGCAGCTACCGCGCCGAGGACGTGGTGCGGCTGCGCGGCGCGATCCAGGAGGAGCACACCCTGGCCCGCCACGGGGCGAACCGGCTGTGGCGGCTGCTGAACAGCGAGGACTACATCCATGCCCTCGGCGCGCTCACCGGCAACCAGGCGGTGCAGATGGTCCGGGCCGGGCTCAAGGCGATCTACCTCTCCGGCTGGCAGGTGGCCGCGGACGCGAACCTGGCCGGCCACACCTACCCCGACCAGAGCCTCTACCCGGCCAACTCGGTGCCCGCCGTGGTGCGTCGGATCAACAACGCCCTGCTGCGCGCCGCCCAGATCACCACCGCCGAGGGGGACACCTCGGGGATCGACTGGCTGGCACCCATCGTCGCCGACGCCGAGGCCGGCTTCGGCGGGGTGCTCAACGCGTACGAGCTGATGAGCGGGATGATCGCGGCCGGCGCGGCGGGCGTGCACTGGGAGGACCAGCTCGCCTCCGAGAAGAAGTGCGGCCACCTCGGCGGGAAGGTGCTCATCCCCACCGGTCAGCACATCCGCACCCTGGAGGCGGCCCGGCTCGCCGCCGACGTGGCGGGCGTGCCGACGGTGGTCGTGGCCCGCACCGACGCCCAGGCCGCCACGCTGCTCACCACCGACGTCGACGAGCGGGACCAGCCCTTCGTCACCGGCGAGCGCACGGCCGAGGGTTTCTACCGGGTCCGCAACGGCGTCGAGCCGTGCATCGCCCGGGGCCTGGCCTACGCCCCGCACGCCGACCTGCTCTGGATGGAGACCAGCACGCCGGACCTGGAGGTGGCCCGCCGCTTCGCCGAGGCCATCAAGGAGGAGTACCCGGACCAGCTGCTCGCCTACAACTGCTCGCCGTCGTTCAACTGGCGCAAGCACCTGGACGACGCGACCATCGCCAAGTTCCAGCGGGAGCTGGGCCACATGGGCTACAAGTTCCAGTTCATCACGCTGGCCGGCTTCCACGCGCTGAACTACTCGATGTTCGACCTGGCCCGTGGCTACGCCACCGACGGCATGCCCGCCTACGTCTCCCTCCAGGAGCGGGAGTTCGCGGCCGAGGCGGCCGGCTACACCGCGGTCAAGCACCAGCGCGAGGTCGGCACCGGCTACTTCGACCTGATCAGCACCGTGCTCAACCCGGCCGCCGAGACCACCGCCCTGCGCGGCTCCACGGAAGAGGAGCAGTTCGCATGA
- a CDS encoding short-chain fatty acyl-CoA regulator family protein produces the protein MRAIAKTFAGGRLRRMREERGLSQTELARHLSISPSYLNQIEHDSRPLTVPVLLRITELFGVDPTVFAAHDTPRLVTGLREALPGRAGLAELTELATRLPEVAAAVIELHRRYQQADEQLAELVGDRERVGRSPHDQVTEFFYRRQNYVPDLDEEAERLSARMGLRRGEVRTLLRDRLAQRHGVRVRREDAAALGGELHRYRPQTRTLHLSTSLRGGQEAMRMAAQIALLEFADVIDEIVESEEFDDVQTQILTRVGLANYFAAALILPYEHFLAAAEQHRYDIDLLTQHYAMGWETVCHRLSTLQRPRARGVPFSFVRVDRAGNMSKRQSATGFPFSRTGGTCPLWTVYEAFGAPGRVVTQVAAMPDGQRYLWIARTITRHHGGYGQPGKAYAIGLGCEVRHASRLVYSTGMDLHAAEAATPIGPGCKTCERMTCPQRAAPPISRQLDVDENRSTFIPYPLRT, from the coding sequence GTGAGAGCGATCGCCAAGACCTTCGCCGGGGGCCGGCTGCGCCGGATGCGCGAGGAGCGGGGGCTCAGCCAGACGGAGCTGGCCCGGCACCTCAGCATCTCCCCGAGCTATCTCAACCAGATCGAGCACGACAGCCGGCCGCTGACGGTCCCGGTGCTGCTGCGCATCACCGAGCTGTTCGGCGTCGATCCGACCGTGTTCGCCGCGCACGACACCCCGCGCCTGGTCACCGGCCTGCGCGAGGCGCTGCCCGGCCGCGCCGGCCTGGCCGAGCTGACCGAGCTGGCCACCCGGCTGCCGGAGGTCGCCGCGGCGGTCATCGAGCTGCACCGCCGCTACCAGCAGGCCGACGAGCAGCTCGCCGAGCTGGTCGGCGACCGCGAGCGGGTCGGCCGCAGCCCGCACGACCAGGTCACCGAGTTCTTCTACCGGCGGCAGAACTACGTACCGGACCTGGACGAGGAGGCCGAGCGGCTGTCCGCACGGATGGGACTGCGCCGCGGCGAGGTCCGGACCCTGCTGCGCGACCGGCTGGCCCAGCGGCACGGCGTACGCGTCCGGCGCGAGGATGCCGCGGCGCTCGGCGGGGAGCTGCACCGTTACCGCCCGCAGACCCGCACCCTGCACCTGTCCACGTCGCTGCGCGGCGGGCAGGAGGCGATGCGGATGGCCGCGCAGATCGCGCTGCTGGAGTTCGCCGACGTCATCGACGAGATCGTGGAATCGGAAGAGTTCGACGACGTGCAGACCCAGATCCTCACCCGGGTCGGCCTGGCCAACTACTTCGCGGCGGCGCTGATCCTGCCGTACGAACACTTCCTGGCCGCCGCGGAGCAGCATCGCTACGATATCGACCTGCTCACCCAGCACTACGCGATGGGCTGGGAGACGGTCTGCCACCGGCTCAGCACGCTCCAGCGTCCCCGGGCGCGCGGGGTGCCGTTCTCGTTCGTCCGGGTCGACCGGGCCGGCAACATGTCGAAACGCCAGTCGGCCACCGGCTTCCCGTTCTCCCGCACCGGCGGCACCTGTCCACTCTGGACGGTGTACGAGGCGTTCGGCGCGCCGGGTCGGGTGGTGACCCAGGTGGCCGCGATGCCGGACGGGCAGCGCTACCTGTGGATCGCCCGCACCATCACCCGCCACCACGGCGGCTACGGCCAACCGGGCAAGGCGTACGCGATCGGGCTGGGCTGCGAGGTGCGGCACGCTTCCCGGCTGGTCTACTCCACCGGGATGGACCTGCACGCGGCCGAGGCCGCGACGCCGATCGGGCCGGGCTGCAAGACCTGCGAGCGGATGACCTGCCCGCAGCGGGCCGCCCCGCCGATCAGCCGGCAGCTGGACGTGGACGAGAACCGCAGCACCTTCATCCCGTACCCGCTGCGGACCTGA
- a CDS encoding LacI family DNA-binding transcriptional regulator — MGVSLKDIAERAGVSLATVSNVVNGYRPVGERTRQRVQRAIDELGYTPNLSARHLRRGRTGLIALAIPELTNPYFAELAEIAIREAGSLGYTLVMENTAGAYDAELSLLNGAQRHVIDGLVFSPVRIGRDEVLARTSDTPLVLIGEGVHDVPYDHIAIDNVAASRLAVRHLLALGRRRVAFIGARLGDESQAAHLRLRGYREALTEAGLPYRPELVAVTARFGRRDGVRAMRDLLDLDEPPDAVFGYNDLIAIGAVRAAREAGRDVPGEVAVVGIDDIEESRFGTPTLTTIAPDKEQIAHLAVRRLIARIEGAQVAGPLTPATPFRLVTRESTGFRSAAGTG, encoded by the coding sequence GTGGGCGTGAGTCTGAAGGACATCGCCGAGCGGGCCGGGGTCTCGCTGGCCACGGTCTCCAACGTGGTCAACGGGTACCGCCCGGTGGGCGAGCGGACCCGGCAGCGGGTGCAGCGGGCCATCGACGAGTTGGGTTACACGCCCAACCTGAGCGCCCGGCACCTGCGGCGCGGCCGGACCGGGCTGATCGCCCTGGCCATCCCGGAGTTGACCAATCCGTACTTCGCGGAGCTGGCCGAGATCGCCATCCGGGAGGCCGGCAGCCTCGGTTACACGCTGGTGATGGAGAACACCGCCGGCGCGTACGACGCCGAGCTGTCGCTGCTCAACGGAGCCCAGCGGCACGTCATCGACGGGCTCGTCTTCAGCCCGGTGCGCATCGGTCGCGACGAGGTGCTGGCCCGGACCAGCGACACCCCGTTGGTGCTGATCGGCGAGGGGGTCCACGACGTCCCGTACGACCACATCGCCATCGACAACGTCGCCGCCAGCCGCCTGGCGGTCCGGCACCTGCTGGCGCTGGGGCGCCGGCGGGTCGCCTTCATCGGTGCCCGCCTCGGCGACGAGAGCCAGGCCGCGCACCTCCGGTTGCGCGGCTACCGGGAGGCGTTGACCGAGGCGGGACTGCCGTACCGGCCGGAACTGGTCGCGGTCACCGCGCGGTTCGGCCGGCGCGACGGCGTACGCGCCATGCGCGACCTGCTGGACCTCGACGAACCACCCGACGCGGTGTTCGGCTACAACGACCTGATCGCGATCGGCGCGGTGCGCGCGGCGCGGGAAGCCGGCCGTGACGTGCCGGGGGAGGTCGCCGTGGTCGGCATCGACGACATCGAGGAGAGCCGGTTCGGCACGCCCACCCTGACCACCATCGCCCCGGACAAGGAGCAGATCGCCCACCTGGCCGTGCGCCGGCTGATCGCCCGCATCGAGGGCGCGCAGGTGGCCGGGCCGCTCACCCCGGCCACGCCGTTCCGGCTCGTCACGCGGGAGAGCACCGGGTTCAGGTCCGCAGCGGGTACGGGATGA
- a CDS encoding AbfB domain-containing protein, with product MTRHVRIRILSPLAALIVLAGLLAPVSTAQAVPPGTPPLSTPWTDQALTGTPLPEYPRPQMTRPDWLNLNGEWQLRQSTTNDAPQFGTDLPERINVPFPVESALSGVQRAANDNRHYLFYRRTFTLPAGWSGRRTLLHFGAVDWQATVWVNGAQVGGHSGGYDAFSFDITGHLNGGTNELVVKVWDPTDSRQNGSLPPIGKQTKTPNGIFYTPVSGIWQTVWLEPVPTASISRVDTYPNLAGNNLRVRVHTRGDAGGHSVLAEALDGATVVGSATGGLTEFSVPVPNARRWTPDDPFLYTLRVTLRNAGGAQVDRTTHYFGMREITTAMVGGVRRPLLNGQFVFQAGTLDQGYWPDGLYTAPTDAALAFDLQKHKDLGFNMVRKHIKVEPQRWFYHADRLGLLVWQDIPSLTAQDVDPTDAQQAQFELEAREIVDEHRSSPSVIAYTVYNEGWGERALADTRRVGQNVKNQDPTRLVNTHSGYNCCQSLGDPGNGDIDDWHVYLGPASPAPSASRIAVLGEFGGLGLRAPGHEYSPSGGFFAYEWQPNSTALTDRYVGLVQGTQNLMIGTGLSASVYTEITDLEGELNGFLTYDRRVVKMDQARVRAANQALINASRSISPGQPVALPLNARRSLQVTTPGHTQRYLRHQNSLAYTEVVTASSPVLLRQDATYTIRAGLADPSCYSFESVNFPGQFLRHADSRVRNSPNDGSALMRADATWCARTGLTGSGVSLESYNYRGSFLRHYDSEVWLSNGAGGAAYRTPALWAADSTWNIAAPWAP from the coding sequence ATGACACGTCACGTACGCATCCGCATCCTGTCCCCGCTGGCCGCCCTGATCGTGCTGGCCGGCCTGCTCGCCCCGGTCTCCACCGCCCAGGCGGTGCCGCCCGGAACGCCGCCGCTGAGCACCCCCTGGACCGATCAGGCGCTCACCGGCACGCCGCTGCCGGAATACCCACGACCGCAGATGACCCGGCCCGACTGGCTCAACCTCAACGGCGAGTGGCAGCTGCGCCAGTCCACGACCAACGACGCCCCGCAGTTCGGTACCGACCTGCCGGAACGGATCAACGTGCCGTTCCCGGTGGAGAGCGCCCTGTCCGGCGTGCAGCGTGCGGCGAACGACAACCGTCACTACCTGTTCTACCGGCGCACCTTCACCCTGCCCGCCGGCTGGTCCGGCCGCCGCACCCTGCTGCACTTCGGTGCGGTCGACTGGCAGGCGACGGTCTGGGTCAACGGCGCCCAGGTCGGCGGGCACAGCGGCGGCTACGACGCGTTCAGCTTCGACATCACCGGCCACCTCAACGGCGGCACCAACGAACTCGTCGTCAAGGTCTGGGACCCCACCGACAGCCGGCAGAACGGCAGCCTCCCGCCGATCGGCAAACAGACCAAGACCCCGAACGGCATCTTCTACACCCCGGTCTCCGGCATCTGGCAGACCGTCTGGCTGGAACCGGTCCCGACCGCCTCGATCAGCCGCGTCGACACCTACCCGAACCTCGCCGGCAACAACCTACGGGTACGCGTACACACCCGCGGCGACGCCGGTGGGCACAGCGTGCTCGCCGAGGCGCTCGACGGCGCCACCGTGGTCGGCTCCGCGACCGGCGGCCTCACCGAGTTCAGCGTGCCGGTGCCCAACGCCCGCCGCTGGACGCCCGACGACCCGTTCCTCTACACCCTGCGGGTGACGCTGCGCAACGCCGGCGGCGCCCAGGTGGACCGGACCACGCACTACTTCGGCATGCGGGAGATCACCACCGCGATGGTCGGCGGGGTGCGGCGTCCCCTGCTCAACGGCCAGTTCGTCTTCCAGGCCGGCACCCTGGACCAGGGCTACTGGCCGGACGGCCTCTACACCGCGCCCACCGACGCCGCGCTCGCCTTCGACCTGCAGAAGCACAAGGACCTCGGGTTCAACATGGTCCGCAAACACATCAAGGTCGAACCGCAGCGCTGGTTCTACCACGCCGACCGCCTCGGCCTGCTGGTCTGGCAGGACATCCCCTCGCTGACCGCGCAGGACGTCGACCCCACCGACGCGCAGCAGGCCCAGTTCGAGCTGGAGGCGCGGGAGATCGTCGACGAACATCGCAGCAGCCCGTCCGTGATCGCCTACACCGTCTACAACGAGGGGTGGGGCGAGCGGGCGCTCGCCGACACCCGACGGGTGGGGCAGAACGTCAAGAACCAGGACCCGACCCGGCTGGTGAACACGCACAGCGGCTACAACTGCTGCCAGTCGCTCGGCGACCCGGGCAACGGGGACATCGACGACTGGCACGTCTATCTGGGACCCGCCTCCCCCGCGCCGTCGGCCTCCCGGATCGCCGTGCTCGGCGAGTTCGGCGGCCTGGGACTGCGTGCGCCCGGCCACGAGTACAGCCCGAGCGGCGGCTTCTTCGCCTACGAGTGGCAGCCCAACTCGACCGCGCTGACCGACCGGTACGTGGGGCTGGTCCAGGGCACCCAGAACCTGATGATCGGCACCGGTCTCAGCGCCTCCGTCTACACCGAGATAACCGACCTGGAGGGCGAGCTGAACGGCTTCCTCACCTACGACCGGCGGGTGGTCAAGATGGACCAGGCCCGGGTCCGGGCGGCGAACCAGGCGCTGATCAACGCGTCCCGGTCGATCAGCCCCGGCCAGCCGGTCGCCCTGCCGCTGAACGCCCGACGGTCGCTGCAAGTGACCACGCCGGGCCACACCCAGCGGTACCTGCGGCACCAGAACAGCCTGGCCTACACGGAGGTGGTCACCGCGAGCAGCCCGGTCCTGCTCAGGCAGGACGCCACCTATACGATCCGCGCCGGCCTGGCGGACCCGTCCTGCTACTCCTTCGAGTCGGTGAACTTCCCCGGCCAGTTCCTGCGCCACGCCGACTCCCGGGTCCGCAACTCCCCCAACGACGGCTCGGCACTGATGCGCGCCGACGCCACCTGGTGCGCCCGCACCGGGCTGACCGGCAGCGGCGTGTCGCTGGAGTCGTACAACTACCGGGGTTCCTTCCTGCGCCATTACGACTCGGAGGTCTGGCTGAGCAACGGCGCCGGTGGCGCCGCGTACCGCACGCCCGCGCTCTGGGCGGCCGACAGCACCTGGAACATCGCGGCCCCCTGGGCGCCCTGA
- a CDS encoding endonuclease/exonuclease/phosphatase family protein yields MASRPSPVPRPLVALACLISVAALLVGCSVADANGTTQVRVLQLNLCNSGMAKGCYTGRSVDRAAEVIRAETPDIVTLNEICSGDVDVLEEVMTQVHGGTVVAAFQPARNGRTGEPYRCINGQQYGVGVLAHVPAPYRGHEVHAGIYPAQDPADPEQRAWLCVDATTVYYACTTHLAYTSSTLALAQCGHLLGTAIPELHARHRYQPTVVSGDLNLRHGGTPDVRSCVPADHLHLHDGGVQQFMATADITIQDSRSISMDRTTDHAAFLVALALPRPADLVH; encoded by the coding sequence ATGGCTTCTCGTCCGTCCCCCGTTCCGCGTCCGCTGGTCGCCCTCGCCTGCCTGATCTCGGTCGCCGCGCTGCTGGTCGGCTGTTCGGTGGCCGACGCCAACGGCACCACCCAGGTGCGGGTGCTCCAGCTGAACCTCTGCAACAGCGGCATGGCCAAGGGGTGCTACACCGGCCGGTCGGTCGACCGGGCCGCCGAGGTGATCCGCGCCGAGACACCCGACATCGTCACCCTCAACGAGATCTGCTCCGGCGACGTGGACGTGCTGGAGGAGGTGATGACCCAGGTGCACGGCGGGACGGTGGTGGCCGCCTTCCAGCCGGCCCGCAACGGCCGCACCGGCGAGCCCTACCGCTGCATCAACGGGCAGCAGTACGGCGTCGGGGTGCTGGCGCACGTGCCGGCGCCCTACCGTGGCCACGAGGTGCACGCCGGGATCTACCCGGCGCAGGATCCGGCGGACCCCGAGCAGCGCGCCTGGCTCTGCGTGGACGCCACCACCGTCTACTACGCGTGCACCACGCACCTGGCGTACACCAGCTCCACGCTGGCCCTCGCCCAGTGCGGGCACCTGCTCGGTACCGCCATACCGGAGCTGCACGCGCGGCACCGCTACCAGCCCACCGTGGTCAGCGGCGACCTCAACCTGCGCCACGGCGGCACACCCGACGTGCGGTCCTGCGTGCCGGCGGACCACCTGCACCTGCACGACGGCGGGGTGCAGCAGTTCATGGCCACGGCCGACATCACGATCCAGGACAGCAGGTCGATCAGCATGGACCGCACCACCGACCACGCGGCCTTCCTGGTCGCCCTCGCGCTCCCCCGGCCGGCCGACCTCGTCCACTGA